The DNA window TTGAAGCTTCTGATGTGTTATGAAATTCACCATGGGCATAGCATAGGATCACCTCTATCTATCAGTTTTAGATTGTTGGCATCGACCAAATTTCAATGGTATTTAATATGATGTTCATTACGACCTCTCGAGGAAGATGAGCATTTAAAATCAAGCTTTGGATGTTGCCGATCTCAAGAAAAGCAGagctgaaaagtgaaattttcagcctcCTCACACGCACTATCTGATGGAGATGTGAGACTGATGCTAAAGAAATGTGGACGCTGTGCTGAATACTGTTATCATTTGAAGGAATTTGATTATTTTCGTCTGTTTTATCTCCCTGGCGGTTTGGAAACACGGTTTGGAAACAAAAGCTCTCCTTGATCATAGATAGAGTGTTACAAAGTTTCCACTACATATTTTGCATAGATACTGAAAATTGGCTTGAAATGGGCACATAGGTAGTTCACTAGGAAAGCTCTTTGTGCTCAGGAGGCCTTAAGCAGGCAGGTATCcagggggggcttggggggctcaagccccccccccccccctaaccaaaaaaaagggagaaaagagGGAAGGAAAGTGGAgacaaaagatgaaaaagtgCGAGAAATGAAGAAGTTTGAGACCGTTGAAGTTATTCATCTCCTTTAATGTagtcttaaatgaaaacaccgtgttcattactaaaattttcgtcagcaaagcctcaaaatgcgtccaaatagagttggaatttcaaaaattttccagcttTGTTGAATGTAACAaatcgaaagtattttgtgttaaagtaaaaaaaaaaaaacataatttttctgcataaattcatgaaaaatctaTGTTAcagaagcttcaaaatgcgtccaaaaagagttaaaatttcaaaaatgttcaagATTTTTTGAATGCATGTATTTTAAAAGTCTTTGTGgctgaaagttcaaaaaggaaacgtaatttttctgcagacactgatgaaaaatctgcgtcacggaagcctcgaaatgcgttcaaatagttaaaatttcaaaaattttctagatGTATTGAATGCATataattcgaaagtattttgtgttaaagtaaaaaatagcataatttttctgcataaatttATGATAAATCTGTGTTACAGaagcctcgaaatgcgtccaaCTAGAGTTAAAATTGCACAAATTTTCATGATCTTTTTGAATGCATACatgcattttttgctgaaagttcaaaaaggaaacgtaatttttctgcagacactgatgaaaaatctgcgtcacggaagcctcgaaatgcgttcaaatagttaaaatttcaaaaattttctagatGTATTGAATGCATataattcgaaagtattttgtgttaaagtaaaaaatagcataatttttctgcataaatttATGATAAATCTGTGTTACAGaagcctcgaaatgcgtccaaCTAGAGTTAAAATTGCACAAATTTTCATGATCTTTTTGAATGCATACatgcattttttgctgaaagttcaaaaaggaaacgtaatttttctgcagacatcgatggaaaatctgcgtaaGGGAAGCCTCGATGTGCGTCCAAATAGAATTAtgattgtaaatattttcaggatctttttgaatgcataaatacattttttgctgaaagttcaaaaaggaaacataatttttctgcagacatCGATGGACaatctgcgtcacggaagcctcagAACGCGTCTAATtagattgcaaaattttaaaattttccaggggAGGACCCCCCTCTGGACTGGGGAGTATTCcgtaccccccagaccccccggtagTACAGGGACCCCACAAGGCCCCCTTCCCCCGAAACAAAATCCTGGATACGTGCCTGGGCTTAAGGTACACCATTTCAAATAAATTGACTGTAGCTAGCACTGAGTTTCTTGGTATTCCAAATGTAGTTCCTTTACCAAATTTTTAAACTGTTCTTGGAGTCTACAGGACAGATAAtgagacagagaaaaaaattccaataacGTGGAAAATAAGAAACGACAGCTTGGGGACTTCCCTTGTTTGAATTTGTTAAGCTGtgcttaaaaattttcttaggATTATACCATGTAATACAATACTATAACCATCAAGACCCAAGAATATTATAGTTCAGCTCCAAAAATACAGCTAAGGTGGTATCACTTTGTCAGTGCGGTGCCTTAAAAGAGACTTGGAATcttgaattgaattttctttttgaatttcaGGTAGGATTGATtcgaaattttctgttttgttggCAGTAAGGCTTTTGCTTGGTGATTTAACACGAAGTTCTTCCTTTTCAGGTTTTGCCCCTTTTAGTTTACTGGCTGCTTGCTGCTGCTGTTGTAAAAGAATCCATGTTTCTCCCAAAGCTTTGGCAAAATGATCATCCACTAAAAAAAAGCCAAAAGATCAAGAAAGAGAATATGAGATCGGTGGAGCGAATAATGTAAAACAGGCAATAAAGGTACAAGGGAACATAGGTATATTTAAAAGAGAACATCTGTCAAAAAGTATTCAGGACACTTTGATCCCTGGGGCAACACCACTAGCAAGCCACGAAAAGAACCAGTGCCCATTTATTACTTTGCATGTGCAGTATGGGACCATTAGGTGGGAATATTTCCAATTTAAAGGGGACAGCAGCCCAAAGTAGACATCCAGATTAAGGCGGAAATCAATAGCCAATACGACACAGAGACATGCCTAACCAGTCCAGATTGAAAATTCTGCCTCAACGCAGAGATGTGAGCGATTGAATTTTCAGGCTGTGATGTAATCATGATGTTTCAGCAGTCAATCTGTTTAGTCAGCGTACTTCTACGCACGAGTTTACGCGCTCCAATGGAACGATTCTATTACTATTTTCCACCCTTGATTTCCACTTCATTTCACCAAGTTTTTAAGATACTCAGTGTTGATCCATTTCGTTAGTTCAGCTTTAATAAATGAGATAGGAAAATGACAGAATGGAATAAATCAGCGATAAGGGGCAGGTGAAGTTCTTTGATTTCTAGAAACCGGGGGGCTCCTCAAGACTTTCTGAGAACGATGAGCTTTGAACTGAAATATCTTGAGCACCATTTTTCCAATTAATACATGTTTAAAGCTTATCTTCTGATTCTCTCCAAAATTGCCCAGAAATAACCTGCACCAAGGACTCACTGTTGCCGTTTGAGCGGTCGCTCAAACGTTGGTTGAGCGGTGTCATGGTgtcatgtttttcttcaaaagtatgtTGCATCCTAAGTATTATTCAATGCTCATGTGAATCACTGCCATCATCTGACTGTGtaaatcccccctcccccagcgAAATTGAGATCATGAGAACTTGAAggtaattgattaatgatgaGCTGCGTTTGGGACTAGAAATGTGAATCCAGAGCCAGAGTGATGCAGGTTTTTCCAAATAaataggaaataaaaataataataataaaaaccaTGGCATAACGTTTGCAGGGTTgccatcatttatttttcttcaaattccctgattttccctgactatttttgcttctccctgattccaaaattttctaattccttGACTTTCTCTAACCTTTAAACAAACATTccacctttttcttcttcttaaatTATGCTAATTTTCGCTAAACTTAGGACGAAAATTTTCTTGCTTCGATGTCAAATGATAAATAAAGGCATTCAGTAGCAGGTTAAAATATaacaaactttaaaaatgaCCAGAAGGGTAAACAGTTGAAATATCAGTGATAAATTTTAGTGATCAGTAGAtgtgtcaaaaattccatgccTCAGGCAATTCTTGGTCTTCTTAAATCCTCcaactttcccggttttccagactgGCGGCAACTCTAAGTTTGGTTTGTCCTTTCCACCCTTTCCAATCATTTAATGATATAAGATGGACCAATAGATGAAAGGTTAAGTTGATTTTAGCTTGTTGATGGGAATAACATAAATTTTCAATTCATGGTGGGTACTGAAGTGAATAGGggctaaaaattaatttagattttcttataaagaaccccgcacagagcatgggctcagcggctctctatgaaagtcgatgaaactttgATAGATTGATAtgaagttcataattaagggaatgccaaaaaattagctcacttttgcgagtagaagccgagatactcgcgattgaacccggactattttcGGTGCGGCGGAGGTACATTCTCCGTGTCGTCTTACCTTGCTTGAGCACTTCCgccaggaaaccccctctccccacggTAGGTAACTATgatgtcgcattgtttacactcactccTTTCCTTAGGACGCTCCGTTCGGGCTGTGCGATATGGAGTTCCCTGCTTCTCGCACCTCTCCCTTGCCGGCGCAGCCGGCcggtttaatctgaaatgtagtAGCTGAGACAGAAAGGACAGATGCGGGGAGAGGAAGGGAGTACGGCATTCGCACCGGCCGAGCGCATAAGCAAGCACCTATCTACACGTGAGTGACGTGAGGTCTGATTGAGAACGCCGAACAACGAGAAGAAAGGGGACTCGGAATGCTGCggcatgatagaaaatagtccAGATTCAATTGCAAATAAATCGGCTTCTACTCGCtaaaatgagctaattttttgactttcccttagttatgaactttatatcaatctattaaagtttcatcgacttcCATAGAGAGCTGCtgagcccatgctctgtgcggggttctttggCTATCTGACAGTGGTTTCTTTTTAACAATTGTTTTCATACTTCATTCTTTCTCAAAAGAACATAACTGATTTGAAGACTGGTAATGATCACGAGCAAAAACAGCAAACACCAAACTATCACACAAAACCTTCGTGAGAAACACCGTGGAAAGGCTGGATAGTACAGTAATGCTGTTTCAAATACTACCAGATCTCTTGACAAGTCCCACTTCTTGAATCATGAATGATTGAGTGCCTCACAGGACCCGCTACGTGATTCACAAATGCAGTATGCGCAAATAAGACTTGTGCCGCTCAACTTCTGAGCCACCGTAGCATGGATTAATATTAACTAATTGAACCCACAATCCTTTTAGCTTGTTTTTACACCTGGGAGATCTGATTCAAGAAAGACGGTTTTAAAATTCTcgttttctcattttaaacgACACCCTAGTAAACACCCATTGTGTTTCCCCCATGATATTTCTCATccgaaaatgaaagaaaaaattggtcaaagtcctcaaacttgaaaaaaatggcCGTTTTATAGTGATACTTTGGCCTACATTTCGCAGtgaagaactactatttctcAGACATAAAATCACTTATCTGCGTAGAGAAATGgcaaaaatttttcttttaaagtgaGCTAGCTCCCTACTGCAGATCCTGCAGTGCAGAATGCAGCCCATTTGGCGGTGGCCATCAACACAAACAAACAAGGTATACAGCAAAAAAATCACTGATAAAGTGTATAGTAAATTCTTTACTACAAAAGGGTAGAGATTTACtaacttttttgaaaagatttcaTTGTGATGGATATTCatgaaaaagtgaaagaaaacaaaaaagtatAAGATTGCTATACAACAGAATGTTCCTTCAAGAAAGAAAATAGGAATAGATCAAAATGGTACTCACCAGAAAGAGATGATGCTGAGACATCATTAGAGTCATCACCTGAGGCATCACTAATCCTACTCGAAGAGTTGCTTGGGCAGTTGGTttgtttttctggaaaaacactgcTATAATCTTTGCCTAATGATCGACGAAAGTGTTCATCGATTACTGGGTCGCACATGCCACCAGCATCTGCAAATGAGAGTAAGTTTTTAATTGCCGATTGCTAATTGTTAGTGGTGATATTGATTGAAAACGATTCAATCATAAATCTAAAGATCATGACATACTGAAATATAATCTAAGAATTTTATTTCATCTAAATTTCTAGCCAATGTCTGGGTACTACACTCTAGTGAGCATGGCTTTTGATAGagcttcctgattttttcactgTGTCCCATCTTTTTAATGACTTTTATCAAATTTATTCAATATGAAAACAGAAGTGTTGAAATATCCTTCACCCTTACTGACATTATCTGCATGCTAAATATAATCTTTTGAGAACATAAGATATTTAGGTgtattattaattattgttaattATTAATTGTTTATTAATTGTTAATTATCGTTTATTATTAATTGTTGTTAATTATTTGAGTTATTTATTGACACAAGTCTACAAATCAAAATGAGTGTAGTCTATCCTTTAGAAGGACAAGAGAACAGTAAGCTAGTAGATCGCTTTCCTCTGACTTACCAGAGGCtggagaagaggaaggagatgATGCTATGATGACAGTTGGCCGATGTGCTGCAGCAATACTTTGGGAATAAGATGGGGGAGAACCCCTCATTTTTCTGCTCACAGACATGTCAAGAGGTAAAGACTCTCCATTCAAGCTGTTAGAGAAACGAAACCAATTGGGTTAGTTCAAAATTCAACGATGTTAGgtacttatttttttccaaggaaGAGAAAAGACCAAGTGGACAGCATTGACCGAGGACATCCTGTCTACATGGCATGCTGTATGCATTCCCTTATGCCTTGATTTTTTTACCGAAAACGTTTTATAGAGGAAGAGTTTATATCAGTGCGCTGaatttttctcaacaaaattTGTGTCCTAAGTAACTATTCTCAACTGAACTTAATACTGTTAATTTGTCAactgaattttcttatttttcatctcCAATTCGACCCgcattgaatttgaattttctcacgaaaagaaaatttgaatagaCTGACTATAAAGTAACCTTCGAACGCTAATACCGGTCTCATCAGCTGATTTTAGAAGATTTTACACGTCTTAAATGTGtctcacacaaaattttaactaAAATATATGTACCTAATTGTAGGATTATATTTTTCACCCTATCTACTGGTCTGTTTGAATACAACTCTATTTAAgcttttctcaattttctcttctttggtGTAGAAAAAGGGTACAGTGTATCCACTGCTAAAGGATATATTTGCAAAGCATGGAATGGTTAaagatctgtaaaaaaaatattcattctaGGGAGGGCTACTTGaaacttgaaacttgaaattagggtaaaaggattttttaaaaaaaaaaaaaaaaaatagagtttgCGCCCTTCCGTTTTAGAAAATCTATTTAATGCATTGAAGcgttttccatcaattttacaATTGATAGAGGAGTCATTGATATAAAAAATACCGAAAATTGTAGTAGGACCCACGTCGGATGATCCCTGAGCCGCAGGTATTTCATGTATAGCCAATGACCAGAAGTGAAGCTATAAAGGGGCAAGCCGGCCGGCTTCATGATGTCCGCGTGCTGGATGAGAGGTGTGATCCGTGTGACTAACGCAGAGAGTATAGAGGGTTAGAGGCCTGACTggatcatagagaaaaagaaggaggtgtttgcatttcgggcatcttggatgaCGTAGGACGGTACAACgagtttatcatcgattttcttggaaattgagtaatttatggaaaaaagtcattctacaaaaagtgcttgaaattatatcatgagttgatttaagcaaaaaaatcggacattatggtcagtttttcatacttcgaattccggatttcactggccaggttgtaccgacctacgtcatagggtaaacaaaccttaagatgcaaacacctcctttttttcctctatgcgACTGGATAGAgaagaattgaaacagaagttgagcCGTGAGCAAGAAGTTGCATGCGTTGgcgcgagagtgcgcggcgagcgggaTCCCCGTACTACAGCGCTGATTGGCCAAGCGAGAGTCGCGGAAGGGCGATGTAtgaaaaattgcctacgtgagGGTGGTCCGGCAACAACATACCCGCCGCCAGTCACTGGATAACAATAGAAAAtggtagttgcgtacgttgccagcgagcgcacTGCGAGCGTTTCTGTTTCAATTTCTTAGCATTGAGTTgggcctctaaccttctatACTTTCTAGAATGACGGGAGCAGAGTGACTTGAAGTGGTGAGCTTGCGACTTGTATAGCCCTGGTTGAGACTGCATCGGCCAATCAGGAGCGAGCGCGGGATGCACTGCCAGAGGtgagcggtgattggccgccacagtGCTTCCCTGCCGATGAGACGGAGTCTCTGTGGGTGGTTGGAGCAGTGAATGATGAAATTGGATGTTGGAGTGgtgaaaaaattgggaaaggTGTGTAAGGTGGATGGAAAGTTGAGGAATGGCTGAGTGATGAGAAGGATAGAAGGTGAGTGTCAACGTGCCAGGGAGAGCCATTCGGATCGGGTGACATGCGCTCGAAGTGGTGTGAGTTTCATCTTTCCGCGCAAAGAGGTTGATGCTCGGGACAACCTCGCTGTGTTGCTGTGCTGTGTTCTGCTGCAACTTGCTGGAGCGTGTTGATTTGCGCGCCAGAGGGAGATGAAACGATGCGGTGATCCTGGATCTGTTCAATGCTCATGCTAGAATGATCAACATGACTGTTCCAGTGAAAGATTTGGGTGCTTAAGTACAGATGACTTGAGAGAAGGTTGAGCGTGTCCTTGAGGTGAGATGGCTTGAATGAAGTGAATCAGAAAGATGTTCGTATTCACGTCGGGAGTCATCAATACGACCAATGGCCAGAAGTGGTGCTCTGGGAAGTGGTGGCTCTAAGAAGGGCCGATGAAAGGGGCAAGCCGGCCGGCTATTCTGTTCGCCAAAAaaacttgagtccctttatacccagagttaagacaactcacttttggttgggccagggttaggctgaaagtggcctaaaaaaaaaatccaattctgattggttctcgctcatggaggccgaaacgagtgcaccaagatggcggtaccttgaatgtgaacaagaataatgaaaatattacctaattgtggtttatcaagagtaaattgttattgccatcggtccaaaatgaaaatagattaagaaattattcataaaccaatctcattttctttttaattgatcaatttgttgatgttgttgtttttgtgtgacagacatcgcaggattcctgatccttatccctcaatatcgttcgtttgggtgcactcatttcggcctccatggccagccaaggccggctgccagtcagctgctaatcgagttgtcttaactctgggtataaagggactctaaaaagAACAGGCAGTTTTCCATTTGAGTTAGGTAATCCAAACTAGTACTAAGTTGCATCTGactataaaaatattttgttctgTTTTTTGTTCAATGCtttcaattcaatatttttgataGTAATTAATCAGTAAGGATGCTGCTGCTAAATTGAGGTTGTTGGTGGATTTAATCGTGCAACTTTTCATTTGGAGCAGATAAGTGTCGAGGTTTGTGTTGAATTGGTGGAGAAGCACACCATGTACCTATAAGCACGCTCTATATTCTTCTTTAGCAGGCATCCGCAAACTCATGTAAAAATCTGTACGCTGTTTCTGCATTAATTTTTAGATGGTGGGGAGTTCTCAAATCATTGATTGAAGTTAAGTCACCATTTTGCTACCGATTAGGACAACGATCAAACATACTTAAggatataataaaataaatattcaccTTTTTGAGAGTATAATGCACAAtatattttcaaacaattaGGCACACATGAACAGGTTGCTATTGTTGCATTAATTGTCAACACAGCCAAAATTTTTAGGTTTGAAAGTTAAGAACTTTTAAAGCTATTTAACCGTGTATCATGCATGTTTTATGCCCTACTAGTGACAAGGAAAagctgatttttttcaattatactCATATTAATTTTTAGGTTCAAGTATCAATATCTGCATTAGTAAagcaaaaatgataatttttatttctgtatATTTCTTCCCTCATTCCTAAATATGGctataaacagaaaaaaaatgttacgggTGGGTCATGTTacaagagggatatggaggaTATACTGTGGACAGATCGAATCTTCATTGAGTACTGAACGCCTTGATTGGCAAGAGACAAACATATTTTCTACCAATGATGGAGAGGATTTACCTAAGTACTTAGTGCCGAACCCATACATAGTTACTTTTTGCCATGACCACCAAATTCAGGCTCAAATTTGCCGAAATAGTTCTTTTTAAGCCTGGTTTTGGGAGTTACGGCAGAAAATGATTATCAGAGGGTGCGCACTGAATACTCAAGCAGACACTCTCCATGAACGGTGGAGAACTTTTCCTTTTAAACTAAAGGGTGAATTAATGAAGAACTGATTCACCGGTCCTGTCATATGTACAGGAAAAAAATGAACCTGCTTATTGAGGCACATTTTGTTAGGAACAAAATCGATGCCTAAACACCTTTCTCTATTTTGCTGTATCTTCAAGATATTCTGTAAAAGCCTTAaccccttctccccccccctcccgaatTGGCGGATTACCTCCAAGTATCGGTGACTTTTAAGAGACTAAACTGAAtcctaaaaaacaaaaattgggcTAGCCagcaattttctttgaaatttcctatTGTACCTGGACTATTACTAGTTTTCAAATCAAGTTCAGAATGAATCTCTTTTTGATAGTTCAGTTTTCTTTAAACTCAGAACCACAAACAAAGTACGAAAGTTTTTGGTGGTGCTTTCCTAGTAGCTCCAATTTTTACAACAGCAAAATGTGTTGCGCGTGGAACCTTAGGACAAAACCACTGCTAAATCAAACTGGACTAGTTAATTGTACATGTTACATGGAtagctatttttttaaatctaatttcttgtcaaaaatgTCTGTGGTTCGAAGATCATCATTTACTTAAATTGTTTCAAGGTTATCGCTCCGGGAATATACCTATTCTACATGTTCCGGGAAAGAAAGACTGGAAGTTTTGGGTGCATGAGTATTTGCAGAGGAGGAACTTGGGACTTCAGAGGAACTGAGTGTACTTTTCTGCTTTTCCTTTGTAATAATTAGAAGCTCTTGGTGTATTCGTCTGACGCCAAACGTAGCTGGTATTTTGATGATCGTCAATTATTCCGGTAATCGTCACTTCTTCCAATTATCATCGATTATCAATAAAGCGTCCCAAACGAAACCGATATCGTTCGAAACTGATATGATAGTCTTAATGTTGAGGTTCAATTCACAGGTCTATAGTTTCAAGCAGCAGGACCTTCCCCCTCTCCTGTCTTGTAAGCGTACACGAGCAAGAAAGGAGGTGACGACGAAATGGACGGAAATGGAAAGAAATGAACTTACTTAGCTTTATGGATGTGCGTCGGGTAATCGGGAGGAGGTGCCAGCTTGTGTCGTCTCTCTCGCCTCCATTTCCCACCAGTAGGTGCGGGTGCATTTACTGACGATTCTTTGCATTTTAATGACAATGACCTCGCTTCCTCTGGAACATACAAATAAAAAACCATGATTGGTGCTTTCAGTTTACTCCGGTTATTATGGCAAGAGATCCAGAGAGCGCTGTGGAAGCAtacatatacagggttatccaaaagtcactgaccacccctgtaacttttttccaaattgagatagaagtttgaaacattgggaatgttcctcggtccaagatagcaactttttggtctccccaaaattttctggggcgggggctaactttttttttcaaatggcaaccccccctttgtgatacttcattcgaaagataataaaaaaagaaaatttttggcgcaaaccgcaggtcaaaatgttcatttttgacaaaatggcggccggtcgaagttcaaaatggcggaaatttggcatctccgttgtttattgacggattagtgtgaaactcggaatcctagggttttttcagatgagaaaaacgattctggctttagttttccagaaaagtcagtccttttcaaaatggtggcgatCAAAacggcggcctagagcgggaagtggatatttaagctgcatatcgttggatttgcaggaaacttggtttctgggggtgtttcggcacgagaagaacgactctttcattggatatctgaaattttgacaaattccaaaatggcggcggaaatattgcgggaaatcagttttacggctcatTACGGacggattagcatgaaattatttgatatttcaagaatctaatgaaaaattccttttaatccagccaaaaaccgccaggatatcgaatttcatgcaaatccatcggtaaacagccgtaaaactgatttcccgcaatttttccgccgccattttggaatttgtcaaaatttcggatatccaatgaaagagtcgttcttctcgtgccgaaacacccccagaaaccaagtttcctgcaaatccaacgatatgcagcctaaatatccacttcccgctctaggccgccattttgaccgccgccattttgaaaaggactgacttttctggaataCCAATGTcaaaatcgtttttctcatctgaaaaaaccccaggattccgagtttcacaccaatccgtcaataaacaacgaagatgccaaatttccgccattttgaacttcgaccggccgccattatgtcaaaaatgaacattttgacctgcggtttgcgccaaaaattttctttttttattatctttcgaatgaggtatcacaaagggggggttgccatttgaaaaaaaaaagttagcccccgccccccttataAGGGGAGCCGccccagaaaattttggggggccaaaaagttgctatcttagaccgaggaacattcccaaagtttcaaacttctatctcaatgtggaaaaaagttacaggggtagtcagtgacttttggataaccctgtatatagaTCGTCCAAAAAGTACCCGGACTGATTTGTAATTCAAGAACTAAGAGAGCTAGAgacttgatcttggtctcattcgAAAGATCAGTTCAAAGGAGATCGACTTGGCCTTAGATCAACTtacttggtcaaaaattgacaaagtaATGGTAACttgagtgaaaaaaaagttgggaccTCCTACCGTTCTTAATGGGAACACTCTCCCGTCGTACGTAGTTTCTAATATTGATGGCATTGGCACAGTTTAAGAGGAAACATGATGAGAAACTCAAAGTTACCTGGCAGTGCTGACCAGGTAGAAAATCGAAACAATAGAACGCAGCGGGACGTATTGGAACACGTCAGATTATGTCAAACACAATCGTCGGCCGACCACCCCGTTCGACTCTCCACGGCAATAATTGATGAAAGCTCGC is part of the Bemisia tabaci chromosome 1, PGI_BMITA_v3 genome and encodes:
- the LOC109030723 gene encoding uncharacterized protein is translated as MDITSESPLEVLSRAASMRAVQDNILGLPPSYEEARSLSLKCKESSVNAPAPTGGKWRRERRHKLAPPPDYPTHIHKANLNGESLPLDMSVSRKMRGSPPSYSQSIAAAHRPTVIIASSPSSSPASDAGGMCDPVIDEHFRRSLGKDYSSVFPEKQTNCPSNSSSRISDASGDDSNDVSASSLSVDDHFAKALGETWILLQQQQQAASKLKGAKPEKEELRVKSPSKSLTANKTENFESILPEIQKENSIQDSKSLLRHRTDKVIPP